The following are from one region of the Odontesthes bonariensis isolate fOdoBon6 chromosome 16, fOdoBon6.hap1, whole genome shotgun sequence genome:
- the coa4 gene encoding cytochrome c oxidase assembly factor 4 homolog, mitochondrial produces MASPSPHDRSRKDDEDDPVEQMINRTGCAELHYAVQECMAEHQDWRVCQKHVQTFKDCMMSFQNARKEQLKKQMQVSTGSAPS; encoded by the coding sequence ATGGCATCCCCTTCGCCTCATGACCGCAGCAGGAAAGATGACGAGGACGACCCCGTCGAACAGATGATAAATCGCACCGGCTGCGCTGAGCTGCATTATGCCGTGCAGGAGTGCATGGCTGAACACCAGGACTGGCGAGTCTGCCAGAAGCATGTCCAGACTTTCAAAGACTGCATGATGAGTTTCCAAAATGCTCGGAAAgaacagctgaagaagcaaaTGCAAGTCTCGACTGGGTCGGCACCCAGCTGA